In a single window of the Lagenorhynchus albirostris chromosome 19, mLagAlb1.1, whole genome shotgun sequence genome:
- the RTN2 gene encoding reticulon-2 isoform X2, with the protein MGSKVADLLYWKDTRTSGVVFTGLMVSLLSLLRFSIVSVAAHVALLLLCGTISLRVYRKVLQAVHRGDGANPFQAYLDVDLTLTREQTERMSQQIASCVVSAAMQLRHFFLVEDFMDSLKLALLFYILTFVGAVFNGLTLLILGVIGLFTVPLLYRQHQAQIDQYVGLVTNQLSHIKAKIRAKFPGTGALASAAAAVSGSKAKAE; encoded by the exons ATGGGGAGTAAAG TGGCAGACCTGCTGTACTGGAAGGACACGAGGACGTCAGGAGTGGTCTTCACAGGCCTCATGGTCTCCCTGCTCAGCCTCCTGCGTTTTAGCATCGTGTCTGTGGCGGCCCATGTGGCCCTGTTGCTGCTCTGCGGCACCATCTCTCTCAGGGTTTACCGAAAAGTGCTGCAGGCCGTGCACCGGGGAGACGGCGCCAACCCCTTCCA GGCCTACCTGGATGTGGACCTGACCCTGACTCGGGAGCAGACAGAACGTATGTCCCAACAGATTGCCTCCTGTGTGGTCTCTGCGGCCATGCAGCTGCGGCATTTCTTTCTGGTAGAAGACTTCATGGATTCCCTCAAG CTGGCCCTTCTCTTCTACATCTTGACCTTCGTGGGTGCCGTCTTCAATGGTTTGACTCTTCTCATTCTGG GAGTGATCGGTTTATTCACAGTCCCTCTGCTGTACCGGCAGCACCAG GCCCAGATTGACCAGTATGTGGGATTGGTGACCAATCAGTTGAGCCACATCAAAGCTAA GATCCGAGCTAAGTTCCCAGGGACCGGAGCCCTTGCCTCGGCAGCAGCCGCAGTCTCCGGATCCAAAGCCAAAGCCGAATGA
- the RTN2 gene encoding reticulon-2 isoform X1, with the protein MGQVLPVFAHCKEAPSTASSTPDSTEGGNDDSDFRELHTAREFSEEDEEETTSQDWGTPRELTFSYIAFDGVLGSGARRDSAARRPRPQGRSVSEPREPPPQPGLGDSLESIPSLSQSPEPGRRGHPDSAPPAERPLEDLGLQLDQVGWAARGAGSGEDSATSSSTPLDDEEPDGSEVGEAGKELDLQLGLAQSSPPEVLTPQPSPGSGIPQARTPSPHRSRDSNSWPDEPSLDKKEEEEPWGGLEREPITGQCLDSTDQSEFTLEPHFLVADLLYWKDTRTSGVVFTGLMVSLLSLLRFSIVSVAAHVALLLLCGTISLRVYRKVLQAVHRGDGANPFQAYLDVDLTLTREQTERMSQQIASCVVSAAMQLRHFFLVEDFMDSLKLALLFYILTFVGAVFNGLTLLILGVIGLFTVPLLYRQHQAQIDQYVGLVTNQLSHIKAKIRAKFPGTGALASAAAAVSGSKAKAE; encoded by the exons ATGGGGCAGGTCCTGCCGGTCTTCGCCCACTGCA AAGAAGCTCCGTCTACAGCTTCCTCTACCCCTGACTCCACAGAAG GAGGGAACGACGACTCGGATTTTCGGGAGCTGCATACAGCCCGGGAATTCTCAGAGGAAGACGAGGAGGAGACCACATCGCAGGACTGGGGCACTCCCCGGGAGCTGACCTTCTCCTACATCGCCTTCGATGGcgtgctgggctctggggcccGCAGGGATTCAGCTGCTCGCCGCCCACGGCCCCAGGGCCGCTCAGTCTCGGAGCCGCGAGAGCCGCCCCCGCAACCTGGCCTGGGCGACAGCTTGGAGAGCATCCCCAGCCTGAGCCAATCCCCGGAGCCTGGGCGCCGTGGTCACCCCGATTCTGCCCCTCCAGCTGAGCGCCCCCTGGAGGACCTGGGGCTCCAACTGGACCAAGTGGGCTGGGCGGCCCGGGGAGCAGGGTCCGGGGAGGACTCTGCCACCAGTAGCTCCACCCCGCTGGATGACGAAGAGCCCGACGGATCAGAGGTTGGAGAGGCTGGGAAAG AACTGGACCTACAACTCGGACTCGCTCAGTCCTCGCCGCCCGAAGTCTTGACTCCAcagcccagccctggctctggAATCCCTCAGGCCCGTACCCCATCTCCACATCGATCTCGGGATTCGAACTCTTGGCCAGATGAGCCCTCGCTGgacaagaaggaggaggaagagccgTGGGGAGGGCTGGAGCGGGAGCCAATCACGGGGCAGTGCCTCGATAGCACGGACCAATCAGAATTCACATTGGAACCACACTTTCTAG TGGCAGACCTGCTGTACTGGAAGGACACGAGGACGTCAGGAGTGGTCTTCACAGGCCTCATGGTCTCCCTGCTCAGCCTCCTGCGTTTTAGCATCGTGTCTGTGGCGGCCCATGTGGCCCTGTTGCTGCTCTGCGGCACCATCTCTCTCAGGGTTTACCGAAAAGTGCTGCAGGCCGTGCACCGGGGAGACGGCGCCAACCCCTTCCA GGCCTACCTGGATGTGGACCTGACCCTGACTCGGGAGCAGACAGAACGTATGTCCCAACAGATTGCCTCCTGTGTGGTCTCTGCGGCCATGCAGCTGCGGCATTTCTTTCTGGTAGAAGACTTCATGGATTCCCTCAAG CTGGCCCTTCTCTTCTACATCTTGACCTTCGTGGGTGCCGTCTTCAATGGTTTGACTCTTCTCATTCTGG GAGTGATCGGTTTATTCACAGTCCCTCTGCTGTACCGGCAGCACCAG GCCCAGATTGACCAGTATGTGGGATTGGTGACCAATCAGTTGAGCCACATCAAAGCTAA GATCCGAGCTAAGTTCCCAGGGACCGGAGCCCTTGCCTCGGCAGCAGCCGCAGTCTCCGGATCCAAAGCCAAAGCCGAATGA